DNA sequence from the Sardina pilchardus chromosome 23, fSarPil1.1, whole genome shotgun sequence genome:
tgtatgtgtttgtatttgtgtgtgcatgtgtattttctGGATCTTTCCCCTGTTTGGCCTGCGGGCAAGGGACACGGGCAGGCCCGCTGGGTACTCACTAATGGCAGGAGCGATGCCCCCCACGGAGCCTGGGCCCGGAATGTTCCCCGCCACGGCCGCCGCCTGCGCCGTCGCCGCCGCCTGAGCCGtggctgcctgctgctgcatctgCCTGTGGCACTGCCGCAAGTCAAAGACCTAagccagcacaacacagcagagGGAGCCGTCAGCacgacaggggagagagagggaggaatggagagggagagagagagggagggagggagggagagagggagggagggagagagagagagagagagagagagaggggggaaaaacagagTTGGGGCTGGTTTGTTGAAAACCACAACTAGAAATACATGATAATTCTTTATTGGACCATGTCTTCAATAAAAAATGCACGTTTTCGGCCCAAggccaccatcagcaccatcagtcAGGTTTGTGGGCAATAGACTGAGAAGAGGGACTGAGGATaaagaaatgagagaaaacgagagatgAAAGACAAGTGGGAGTGATCGCGAAAAGGAGACCAGCTGCTGCACTCGAAAAAACAGACCTCTCAACAGTTGGATGGTGGAGTGGCATCAtaaaccccccaccctcccttaGAGGTTCTCTAAGCACAGTTGTGTGACGTCACGTCTGTTGTtgtttcaaacaaaacagagagctagagagctagagagctagagagctagagagtaccccccccccccccccgcccccgcccccttcATGCAACTGAAACTGTCCTGAGCGCACATCTGGTCAAGGCTGGACCAGGCTGTTTCTGGAGTGTTTTTTACAGCGTATTCCGGGGACAGGCAGCTAGCAGATCATgggatgtttgctgtatgtgacaaaacaTGTTCTAGCTTAGAAAACCCTGTGACAAGACATAGAGAACCTTTACGTTTGGGACAGGAAATGAACCTGGTGGGTCCTATTCACCCAGATAGAAATGATACAGGCTGTTTTAGGGGCTTGTTGTGGAACATGTAAAgagacagaacacaacacagaaaGGGCACAGTGGTATATAGAATATGGTGGACTGTCTATCAGCTCATAAGCCACAAAGACGCTTGCTGCGCTTATAATTGGACTAATTATCTCTGCCTGTGCTCTGATGTCCAGATGCTCCCTGAACTCTTTATTTCTTCAATTAGTATCTGCCATTTCACAGCAGTCTTGCCGTCTGAGTGATTCTGTTTGGTGTGGCGCGATGATTGGACATTTGACATTCCTGACATAATTGATCTATTTTGTTCTCTGCTTCAGTGTCAATATGCAGCCGGCTCCCAGAAGATTAGCCGAGTGGTCATGGGAAATATGAGCTGAGTGAGTCTCCCTCAAGGAGCAACAAAGTTATTGCATGCCACGTTTGATTTGCCTTATTTGACATTGCACAGTGACGTCACTATTACAGTGCCTGCACACTCAGCAATGATAAATACTGAGATGATACATCATGCAGCCCTATTTAGAAGCATgggcgtcgccatgacacctcagtattcagaaaacgttttttctatttcctgcgaagctgcattgtatctgtttttgacatgacagttgACAGTGCATAACATAtaataacgcatataaaagtaaacttttataTTTTGTATCAGTTATACattatgtagtatatccatgctgagggcagaattgtcgaAAGAAATCTACATTGAAGCATACTCTAGTTAGCGTACTGAGAATGCAAAAAGctataatgtaaacagaatgaacggaagttgaaaaccgAACAGATTTCCGGTTtgaggaataaggtggataacATGATGTTGAGAGCTAGCTTGTGACTAAAGCAGATAATGTATAGTCACTACTAAAACGAACGTTACTCACTGAACGCCTTTCAATTTCAATGTCAGAATATTAGGAAGGCATGTAGCTTGTAGAAATTGTTTGCAGAAATTGCTTGTAGAAAATTCTCTACAATTGTCTACAATCTATGGTATTGTGGTAAATATAAACTCATAAAACACATCATACTGGATTTCCTTTGATATCAGTTACTACTGTATACCTTTTTGATAATGCGCAGTGGTGAAAGTATTTGCTCGTTCTCGGGTCTCACCTTGATGTAGGCACTGGGGTAGATCTTGTGCACGGCGTCCCCCGGCGCTCGGCCCGCCTCCCTGTCGAGGTAGTAGCTCTGCACGAAGACGGCGTGGTCGCTAAGGCAGCGCACCCACACGTCTCCTTCCCCTTTACACTCCAGCTGCACGCCCTTCCCAATGTGCAGCCtgaaacacagcacaacacaacactcagcAGCCCATAGCGGACGGGACGCGTAAACACCCAGGGTCCTAACTGAAATGGCTGACAAACTGCAAAGTCTATTAACAAGCAAATGTATCTTTGATCTGACTTATCGATGTTTGCAAATAAGGTCTTGCCCAGGGTGTTAAATCACATGATTGATTTTGCCTGGTTAGATTAAAATTAACTTAagttagactttgcactttgcccattCAAAGTCATATGATTATACAAATGAGGGCACCAATTACGATGTGATGAATTCGCAACCTTAGATGCTCCTCTCTGTCAATAGGTTCCTTACCGGGCTCTTTCTATGGCCTCTGTCCGGTGGACATTGCTCAGCTGACCCAGGCAAAAGCGATCTCCTCCCGAGGGGTCGACATAGCCATCCACCGTCACCACAGGGCAGGTCGAGGGCACCTTGAACGTCTCCCCCACCTGAACGTCCATCTCAAAGTATGCTATGGAACACCAGTATTCAGGAGCTGCGGATGAAAGACGAGACGAAGCAGGAGGACAAAGCAGAGACAGTAACAGATGGAGTTAATCCATAGTGGATTCACACGCTGAAAACAatgacaaaaagaaagacagaaaaaacatCCCGCTGGGATGGCGCATCACAAATCACCTGGATGGTTGGATATTGGGAGCTGAAATGCAATGTCATTCTGAACCAGCCCTAGAGTGAGGAAAAGAAAAGTACATGAgcacacataataataataataataataataataataggctctgtgtgtgtgtgtgtgtgtgtgtgtgtgtgtgtgtgtgtgtgtgtgtgtgtgtgtgtacaaaattATAAAATGTCATATTAGAGGACTGCCATGAATGAgcttttgatttgatttcaacAGATCAGTTAGAGATCTAGCAGACATCAATCCATGTAGAAACGTCTCACATTAATGTTAATGCATAGTCTTGTGCTGTCTTCTGTGAACTGTATCATCATTCTGTGAACCTTCTGTAAATCAACTGTATACTcatgtctacactgcactacatttattgtcctgtctatgcaccacctgtctatactttgtatatttcattgcacttttctgcttttttgcacttctggttagacacaaactgcattttgttgtctttgcatTTGTagtctgcacaatgacaataaagttgaatctaatctaacctaaatctaatctaatctaatctaatcatcAGCACTCACTGTATAATCAGGGAAGATTTAAGGTCTTTTGCGGCAATGCCCTgagtttacagtaatttcccgcatataagccgcattgtgtataagccgcaggatagtgttttatgcaagttaaaagaaacaaaaccatattaacaccatattaactgccaccctgttttaacctcatagcgaaatacattttgcaaaatcaatgtataagccgcggctaatagtcaggaaattacggtacaatCAACTGCAAGCTCTACTCACAGTATTGCCCCGGGTGGGGCATGGGCGGGTGGTGCTGCACGTGCCCGTTCTGGGGATGGGGCACGGCGGGGCCGCCGAAGCTGTTGCTCCTGCTCCAGGTGGGGGTGGCGTCTACGGAGAAAGTCAcagcagagagggttgaagcggaGCCGTGGTCACTAATCGAAGATCTTTGGTCACAGGGGCAGAGCTGCAGTACACACAACCTGCCCTCACATAGATCTACACCTGCCTTAGACTGCCTATAGTTCTACTGCCTTAACTGTGCCACTGATTAAGATGAGGGTGTGTGGAGTCAAACGGTAGATTAGGGTAGGGCTGCTTGATTATGACAAAACTCACAATCACGGTTATTTTGGTCAATAGTGCAATAATGAGTACTTAACGATTACTTACTGACTTTGTCAATTAACTGTGGCAATTTGCAAAATCCCTTAATTTATAAAAGGCCTTTGCTGTGGTACCACTGCTTTATGGCCCAATTTAAGCAATTAAGGTGGAATGAATTGACAAGCTATTGACAAGCTCAGGGGACATTTGATGATGTGATGTTAAGTGATGCTGCTGATACGTAATGATTAAAGCTACTGGCCAAAAAGCCTTATTTTCTGTTTGGAAAATGAACGAGTGGGTTTAGTAGCTTACTGAAGAGACTCAcagcagagccagagagatGTCCTTTATGAATGAGATGATGTGTTTCACCCTGTCTCCATAATCTGTggtatttacatttacactattTGTAAGACAACTGTTGGTAATTCAACATTAGAGTATCACCTGTGAGGTTTTTACACATGACTTATGGAGGAATAAAACTAAAACTTGCCACCCACTCATCTCCTCTACAAGACTTTGACTTGACTTTCAATAATACACAAGAAAGATCCAGCTGCAGTTTATCGTTTCCCCCTCACTTAATGTCACAACAGTGCTCCTCTTGTACCCTCCTTCCAGTCCAGGTAGCAATGAACAAATGAACATAAATTAAAGTTACAGTCTTAAGTTCCTAAATTATAATAATTGTCTAAAATAACAACTTCAAACTGACAGTATTGTGTGATACTATACATATGCATATGAACATGTGAGTGCTTTGAATGGCTGCTGGAACACCCTTTGGgaatgaataaagtatctatctatctatctatctttctatctatctacctatctagaGAATGGTATCTGTCACTGCCAATGTATGTGACGAATGCCTGGTATTGCATTAAGACTTGGCTTACTTGTGGATCCTGCATTGATGCTGGAGAAGGCACTGGATGTGGAGGCTGCAGTGGAGGCTTCGCCAGGAGGCAGGTGAACTGGAGTGCTGAAGCCCTGGGGCACAGGCCGCGACGGGGGATGCTGGATGGTCTGGAGGTGACTCTCAGAGCTGGGTACGGACGACTGGCCCTCATAATCATACTCGTCCTTCACTATAAGCCCAGAGGGACCTGGGTGATTAGAAGAGGAAGACAACTTGGAATTTAAGGAATTTAAAGAACAACTGGAATTTAAGAACAACTGGTCATTAAGTCAATAAATGGCTATTGCAACATATTGCCAAAGGTCTGCAGAAAATTAGCCGGCTGGCAAACAGTGGCACATTTACAGAGATGTTGATTAATGTGTGTAGTccttataaataaatacatgaaattaaataaatgatgGGTTACAATAGGTCACTTAGACAACTCAGCTGGTGCTTTTCACATTCACACTTCCCTTTTTTAATTCAGCTGACGTGAGTAAACATAAGACAGCACAAGTTGTTCTTTTCTCAGTCAATCTTGTCTTAAAgcattttcaacacatttgtttatgaTTTTCGTTGCTTAAAAGATGACCACTCCATTCACTCACCAGTACCTAGAGTCAACGATGAGAGATCTGCAAATCAAGTAGAGTAAATTAGTCATTCGTTTGTCAAGAAATGCAATTTCCAATTAGTGCTGCTGACTCCACCTTTGA
Encoded proteins:
- the smad4a gene encoding mothers against decapentaplegic homolog 4a isoform X1, with the translated sequence MSMTNTPTSNDACLSIVHSLMCHRQGGESEAFSKRAIESLVKKLKEKKDELDSLITAITTNGAHPTKCVTIQRTLDGRLQVAGRKGFPHVIYARLWRWPDLHKNELKHVKYCQYAFDLKTDNVCVNPYHYERVVSPGIDLSSLTLGTGPSGLIVKDEYDYEGQSSVPSSESHLQTIQHPPSRPVPQGFSTPVHLPPGEASTAASTSSAFSSINAGSTNATPTWSRSNSFGGPAVPHPQNGHVQHHPPMPHPGQYWLVQNDIAFQLPISNHPAPEYWCSIAYFEMDVQVGETFKVPSTCPVVTVDGYVDPSGGDRFCLGQLSNVHRTEAIERARLHIGKGVQLECKGEGDVWVRCLSDHAVFVQSYYLDREAGRAPGDAVHKIYPSAYIKVFDLRQCHRQMQQQAATAQAAATAQAAAVAGNIPGPGSVGGIAPAISLSAAAGIGVDDLRRLCILRMSFVKGWGPDYPRQSIKETPCWIEIHLHRALQLLDEVLHTMPIADPQPLD
- the smad4a gene encoding mothers against decapentaplegic homolog 4a isoform X2, with translation MSMTNTPTSNDACLSIVHSLMCHRQGGESEAFSKRAIESLVKKLKEKKDELDSLITAITTNGAHPTKCVTIQRTLDGRLQVAGRKGFPHVIYARLWRWPDLHKNELKHVKYCQYAFDLKTDNVCVNPYHYERVVSPGIDLSSLTLGPSGLIVKDEYDYEGQSSVPSSESHLQTIQHPPSRPVPQGFSTPVHLPPGEASTAASTSSAFSSINAGSTNATPTWSRSNSFGGPAVPHPQNGHVQHHPPMPHPGQYWLVQNDIAFQLPISNHPAPEYWCSIAYFEMDVQVGETFKVPSTCPVVTVDGYVDPSGGDRFCLGQLSNVHRTEAIERARLHIGKGVQLECKGEGDVWVRCLSDHAVFVQSYYLDREAGRAPGDAVHKIYPSAYIKVFDLRQCHRQMQQQAATAQAAATAQAAAVAGNIPGPGSVGGIAPAISLSAAAGIGVDDLRRLCILRMSFVKGWGPDYPRQSIKETPCWIEIHLHRALQLLDEVLHTMPIADPQPLD